One window of the Parasteatoda tepidariorum isolate YZ-2023 unplaced genomic scaffold, CAS_Ptep_4.0 HiC_scaffold_5500, whole genome shotgun sequence genome contains the following:
- the LOC122273562 gene encoding oxygen-dependent coproporphyrinogen-III oxidase-like has translation MRARGKKFANSDKLPFFAAGVSSVIHPRNPNVPTIHFNYRYFEVSNGDGTTTWWFGGGTDMTPYILDEDDCRHFHKTLKSCCDKHDKSYYSRFKKWCDEYFFIKHRGMCACSCNSMVFIIIILASLLKFFSFSYPIKKLILLTFKNINYI, from the exons GGGTAAAAAGTTTGCAAATAGTGATAAGCTCCCTTTCTTTGCTGCTGGAGTTAGCTCTGTTATACATCCA AGAAATCCAAATGTGCCAACCATACACTTTAATTATCGTTATTTTGAAGTGAGCAATGGAGATGGAACAACCACCTGGTGGTTTGGTGGGGGAACTGATATGACACCGTATATTTTGGATGAAGATGATTGTCGTCATTTCCATAAAACTTTGAAATCCTGCTGTGATAAACACGATAAGTCATATTATAGTCGCTTTAAAAAGTGGTGTGAtgaatactttttcattaagcATAGAGGTATGTGTGCTTGCAGTTGCAACTCcatggtttttattattattattcttgcatcgcttttgaaatttttttctttttcttatcctattaaaaaattaatattgttgacgtttaaaaatatcaattacatTTAG